In the Flavobacterium acetivorans genome, one interval contains:
- a CDS encoding FecR family protein, translating to MEYNYNQIQDFLDDDSFVRWTLFGQDKDKWVQFLIDHPMKASLMNEASEFILEINEIQLEPLDEFDQQKIWSRINQTLKVEEVSQETVELRLWQRPFIKWVACIIILFGIGSLVWTSNPDGQVSYHDLLTSFDAQSTLIEKINTSDIPLKVQLEDGSVIVLEKNSKLSYPVHFNKNSRTVILSGDAFFEIAKDPNKPFYVYANEIVTKVLGTSFRIRAFDNDEKLFVKVSTGRVSVFNQRRINLSDPETNGLVLVPNQQAIYNRSDENLSKKLVESPVVIAKESPTEFNEAPINKVFDAIENRYGIKIIYNEEVLASCTITTKLIDKSLYDQLDLICKIIAGTYKEVDSQIVIESQGCTN from the coding sequence ATGGAATACAATTACAATCAGATACAGGATTTTTTGGACGATGACTCATTTGTTCGTTGGACACTCTTTGGTCAAGACAAGGATAAGTGGGTGCAATTTTTAATTGATCATCCAATGAAAGCCAGTTTGATGAATGAAGCGAGCGAGTTTATTTTAGAAATAAATGAAATTCAGCTAGAGCCATTGGATGAGTTTGATCAGCAAAAAATATGGAGTAGAATCAATCAGACTCTTAAAGTGGAAGAAGTTTCTCAAGAGACTGTTGAATTGCGATTATGGCAGCGACCATTTATTAAATGGGTAGCTTGTATAATTATTTTATTTGGCATTGGTTCATTGGTATGGACGTCAAATCCTGACGGACAAGTTTCTTATCACGATTTACTGACTTCTTTTGATGCGCAAAGTACTCTTATAGAAAAGATAAATACAAGTGATATTCCACTAAAAGTTCAGCTTGAGGACGGCAGTGTGATTGTATTGGAGAAAAACAGTAAGTTGAGTTATCCTGTTCATTTTAATAAAAACAGTAGGACTGTCATACTGAGTGGTGACGCATTTTTTGAAATTGCAAAGGATCCCAATAAACCGTTTTATGTGTATGCCAATGAAATTGTAACCAAAGTTTTGGGTACCAGTTTTAGGATTAGAGCGTTTGATAATGATGAAAAACTATTTGTAAAAGTTAGTACAGGAAGGGTTTCGGTTTTTAATCAACGAAGAATAAATTTATCAGATCCTGAGACCAATGGTTTAGTACTTGTACCCAATCAACAAGCCATTTACAATCGTTCAGATGAAAATTTAAGTAAAAAATTAGTAGAGTCTCCTGTGGTAATTGCAAAAGAAAGCCCGACAGAGTTTAATGAAGCGCCTATAAATAAAGTTTTTGACGCAATTGAGAATCGGTATGGAATTAAAATTATTTATAATGAAGAAGTTTTGGCAAGTTGTACTATCACTACAAAATTAATAGATAAATCCCTTTATGACCAGCTTGATTTAATTTGTAAAATTATAGCAGGAACGTATAAAGAAGTCGATTCACAAATAGTAATTGAATCCCAGGGCTGTACTAACTAA
- a CDS encoding RNA polymerase sigma factor, which yields MINHNNQKPNPLSKITKQTEVTQDSLLWKSFKNGDYAAFELLYKKYFKVLVTYGFQLNSDRSLVEDAIHDLFVDLWRRKEFLSEVDNVKFYLFRAIRNQFSRNIQKDIFEGSENVDHFLDFLSTLSIEQESIEQESVQIKTQLIKKSLEKLSKRQTEAVHLRFYQGLSLDQTSQIMEIPKQVVKNLLSKSYAILRVSLRKAV from the coding sequence ATGATAAACCATAACAACCAAAAACCAAACCCATTGAGCAAGATTACTAAACAAACTGAAGTAACGCAGGATTCTCTTCTATGGAAATCGTTTAAGAATGGAGACTATGCGGCTTTTGAACTATTGTATAAAAAGTATTTTAAAGTTTTAGTAACTTATGGGTTTCAACTGAATTCTGACCGCTCCTTGGTCGAGGATGCAATACACGATTTGTTTGTTGATCTTTGGAGGAGGAAAGAGTTTTTAAGTGAAGTAGATAATGTTAAATTCTACTTGTTCAGAGCTATCCGAAATCAGTTTAGCCGTAATATCCAAAAAGATATTTTTGAGGGATCAGAAAATGTGGATCATTTTTTAGATTTTCTTTCGACCCTGTCTATTGAACAAGAATCAATAGAACAAGAGTCGGTGCAAATAAAGACTCAATTAATAAAAAAATCCTTAGAAAAACTTAGCAAACGCCAGACTGAGGCTGTTCATTTGCGTTTTTATCAGGGATTGAGCTTAGATCAAACTTCTCAAATAATGGAAATCCCTAAACAGGTGGTGAAAAACTTGTTGTCTAAGTCTTATGCAATTCTAAGAGTCTCACTTCGTAAAGCGGTTTAA
- a CDS encoding glycoside hydrolase family 2 TIM barrel-domain containing protein, with protein sequence MKINSLLVISSLFLFGVNSYSQKADIWHYIENENVISENKEPAHATFTSFTSVEDATNGKAKYKQVLDGMWKFKYVDSPKDRPTSFMNPSENVSDWDSIKVPSNWEVEGYGIPIYVNHQYEFADYKAPIAADMELDGIYPKYPGKVPHENNPVGSYRRDFDIANDWDGKEIFLHVGAMKSGGFVWLNGEYVGYSQGSKLPAEFNITKYAKPGKNTIAIQIFRWTDGSYLECQDFWRISGIERSVYIYAQPKVRIKDFEVVSNLDKAYENGLFSLDIELKNHLQNKQNLKVAYSILDGTNVLKKEVQKLTIVKDSSATVSFSASIENVKQWSAEHPNLYTLTIDVLDSRGKVIESTIRKIGFRSVEIKNGLLLVNGKSIKLKGVNAQETDPETGHVMSEELILKDIRLWKENNINAVRLSHYPRGSRFYELCDEHGIYVVDEANIESHGMYYGDRSLAKKPSWEKAHVDRMTRMVARDKNHPSVIIWSMGNEAGNGVNFYAGYKAIKAMDKSKRPVQYERPYKDYDGSDYDMDWNTDIIVPQYPSPAHFESIGKSKTDRPFIPSEYAHAMGNSTGNFQDYWDIIEQYENLQGGFIWDWVDQSLWKTNEKGERFYAYGGDYGKNMPTDNSFLNNGIVFPDRTPQPALFEVKKAHEFINFKQKGINGHNELRILVENLYDFTNLNEFDLIAKIKADGKILKTIPAQTLDVETQTGKLMRVDLKGIDFKKNTEYYVEVEAVTKKDWGLLPKGFQVAHEQIKIDKLHVEEQAAVAQGASLKVKSTDKGVTISNEVVSVEFNKKQGRITSYVYKGNELLKDGNGPKPNFWRAVTDNDSGNRMYTNNIEWKKATLFSEVTSMTTKKLAENLIELKVTYDLPGVNTKFYSTYQIDGNGIVKVENLLDKTAYKADLPRLGMRMQLPKQYSKMTYFGRGPWENYSDRYHSAFVDLYESSVSDQYVPYVRPQENGYKTNVRWVALADEKDNGLLVVADNVKKGLGISALHMTMEDFDTADGLDYGKASKIETKYRTDGIPQINASKHINDIKERDLVELNIDLGQRGVAGDDSWGATPQDKYKIKGEVAQGYSYYLIPFEKGTKESMLKLSKEYANSKVK encoded by the coding sequence ATGAAAATTAATAGCCTTTTAGTTATTAGCTCTTTGTTTCTTTTTGGTGTTAATTCCTATAGTCAGAAAGCTGACATATGGCATTATATTGAAAATGAAAATGTGATCAGTGAAAACAAAGAACCTGCTCATGCAACATTCACATCCTTTACTTCTGTTGAAGACGCAACAAATGGAAAAGCAAAGTACAAGCAAGTTCTGGATGGTATGTGGAAATTCAAATATGTTGATTCCCCAAAAGATCGTCCAACAAGCTTTATGAATCCTTCTGAGAATGTCTCTGATTGGGATTCAATAAAAGTACCTTCAAACTGGGAAGTAGAGGGTTATGGTATTCCTATTTATGTAAACCATCAATATGAATTTGCCGATTATAAAGCCCCTATCGCAGCTGATATGGAGTTAGATGGTATTTATCCTAAATATCCGGGGAAAGTTCCTCACGAAAATAACCCGGTAGGATCTTACCGTAGGGATTTTGATATTGCAAATGACTGGGATGGGAAAGAAATTTTTCTGCATGTGGGTGCAATGAAATCAGGTGGATTTGTATGGTTAAATGGCGAGTATGTTGGCTATTCCCAAGGGAGTAAGCTTCCGGCAGAATTTAATATTACAAAGTATGCTAAACCAGGAAAGAATACCATCGCTATTCAAATTTTTAGATGGACAGATGGAAGTTATTTAGAATGTCAGGATTTTTGGAGAATCAGCGGAATAGAGCGTAGTGTTTACATATATGCCCAGCCTAAGGTGAGAATCAAAGATTTTGAAGTGGTTTCAAACTTAGACAAAGCTTACGAAAACGGACTTTTTAGTTTAGATATTGAACTTAAGAATCATTTGCAAAATAAGCAAAACCTAAAGGTGGCTTATAGTATCCTTGACGGTACGAATGTATTGAAAAAAGAGGTTCAAAAGCTGACTATTGTTAAGGATTCATCGGCTACAGTTTCTTTTAGTGCTTCTATCGAGAATGTAAAACAATGGAGTGCTGAACATCCTAATTTATATACTTTAACTATTGATGTTTTGGATTCAAGAGGTAAAGTTATAGAATCAACAATTCGTAAAATAGGTTTTAGAAGTGTTGAAATCAAAAACGGATTGTTATTAGTAAATGGAAAAAGCATTAAACTTAAAGGAGTCAATGCTCAAGAAACTGATCCTGAAACAGGTCACGTAATGTCGGAAGAGTTAATCTTGAAAGACATTCGTTTGTGGAAAGAAAATAACATTAACGCAGTACGTTTAAGTCATTACCCACGCGGAAGCAGATTCTATGAATTATGTGATGAGCATGGTATATATGTAGTTGATGAAGCTAACATCGAGTCTCATGGTATGTATTATGGAGACCGCTCTTTAGCTAAGAAACCAAGTTGGGAAAAAGCGCACGTAGATAGAATGACTCGTATGGTTGCCCGCGACAAAAACCATCCTTCGGTAATTATTTGGTCTATGGGTAATGAGGCTGGAAACGGTGTAAATTTTTATGCTGGTTACAAAGCAATCAAAGCAATGGATAAATCTAAAAGACCGGTTCAGTACGAGCGTCCTTATAAAGATTACGATGGTAGCGACTATGATATGGATTGGAATACAGATATTATTGTTCCTCAATATCCTTCGCCTGCTCATTTTGAATCGATAGGTAAATCAAAAACTGACCGACCATTTATTCCGAGTGAATATGCACACGCAATGGGTAATAGTACAGGTAACTTCCAGGATTATTGGGATATCATTGAACAATATGAAAATTTACAAGGCGGGTTTATTTGGGACTGGGTTGATCAGTCTCTTTGGAAAACAAACGAAAAAGGAGAACGCTTCTATGCTTATGGTGGTGATTATGGTAAAAATATGCCAACGGATAATTCGTTCTTAAATAACGGAATTGTGTTCCCGGACAGAACGCCACAACCGGCACTTTTTGAGGTTAAAAAAGCCCATGAGTTTATTAATTTTAAACAAAAAGGAATCAACGGTCATAATGAATTGAGAATTTTAGTTGAGAATTTATACGACTTTACTAATCTGAATGAATTTGATTTAATCGCTAAAATAAAAGCAGATGGTAAAATATTAAAAACCATTCCAGCTCAAACTTTAGATGTTGAAACTCAAACTGGTAAATTAATGCGTGTTGATCTAAAAGGAATTGACTTTAAGAAAAATACAGAGTATTATGTTGAAGTAGAAGCTGTGACAAAAAAGGACTGGGGACTTTTGCCAAAAGGATTTCAAGTGGCTCATGAGCAAATAAAAATTGACAAATTGCATGTTGAAGAGCAAGCAGCAGTGGCACAAGGAGCTTCTTTGAAAGTTAAAAGTACAGATAAAGGAGTGACAATATCCAATGAGGTTGTTAGCGTAGAATTTAATAAAAAGCAAGGCCGCATCACTTCTTATGTGTACAAAGGGAATGAACTTTTAAAAGACGGAAATGGGCCAAAACCTAATTTCTGGAGAGCGGTAACTGATAATGATTCAGGAAACAGGATGTATACTAATAATATTGAATGGAAGAAAGCTACTTTGTTTTCTGAAGTTACAAGTATGACAACAAAAAAACTAGCTGAAAATCTAATCGAATTAAAAGTTACTTACGATTTGCCAGGTGTGAACACTAAGTTTTATAGTACGTATCAAATAGACGGTAATGGAATTGTAAAAGTGGAAAATCTTTTGGATAAAACGGCTTATAAGGCTGATTTACCAAGACTAGGAATGCGTATGCAGTTGCCTAAGCAGTATAGTAAAATGACTTATTTTGGTCGTGGTCCATGGGAGAATTATTCGGATAGATACCATTCTGCTTTTGTAGATCTTTATGAGTCTAGCGTAAGTGATCAATACGTTCCTTATGTAAGACCGCAAGAAAATGGATATAAAACAAATGTTAGATGGGTTGCATTAGCTGATGAAAAAGATAACGGTCTGTTAGTTGTTGCTGATAATGTAAAGAAAGGTCTAGGAATAAGTGCTTTGCATATGACTATGGAAGACTTTGATACCGCTGATGGTTTAGATTATGGAAAAGCTTCCAAAATTGAAACAAAATATAGAACTGATGGGATTCCACAGATTAATGCCAGTAAACACATTAATGACATAAAAGAGCGCGATTTAGTAGAGCTTAATATTGATTTAGGTCAAAGAGGTGTAGCTGGTGACGATAGCTGGGGAGCTACGCCACAGGATAAATATAAAATCAAAGGAGAAGTAGCTCAAGGCTATTCTTACTACTTAATCCCTTTCGAAAAAGGAACTAAAGAGTCTATGCTGAAATTATCAAAAGAGTATGCTAACTCAAAAGTAAAATAG
- a CDS encoding protein-disulfide reductase DsbD family protein, translated as MKKIILLLAFILSANVFAQIHNPVKWSTSVVAVSDTKYDLVIQATIDDGWHLYSQSVPENGPVPTAFTFSKNANYELVGKPSEEKGHTVNDPIFEMKIKFFEGKAVFKQRINVLSKKAFKISGEVEFMVCDDANCLPPSYVDLSFQIPETAMAGATKANEAEKVENATALIGAEKIAIDSVAKEEIAIDPVTKTEVKANTVEKTTADKSDKSTDRSLLAIFVIAFFSGFAALLTPCVFPMIPMTVSFFTKQSKNRAVGIKNAIIYGLSIVIIYVLLGSLVSAVFGADALNALSTNVWFNIIFFVLLVVFAVSFLGAFEIMLPNSWANKVDTKADKGGLIGIFFMALALAIVSFSCTGPIVGTLLVQAAAGGNQVGPIVGMLGFSLALAIPFTLFAAFPGWLNSLPKSGGWLNTVKVVLGFLELALAFKFLSNADLVLQLHLLEREVFLAIWIAIFGVLAFYLFGKIQLPHDSPLTHISVGRLSLGLLSLTFTIYMIPGLWGAPLNLISAFPPAQHYSESPYGVGSSQGSGATTATTAIPEGAHLMAPHNILAFTDYDLGMAYAKKVNKPVMLDFTGYACVNCRKMEQQVWPKEQILSILNNEVVLISLYVDDKRPLPAGEEIESKLRPGKKLKYVGQKWSEFQTIKYKANAQPFYVLTNHEGENLIDPVGYTPDVEEYHTWLKKGIANFK; from the coding sequence ATGAAGAAAATAATACTACTCTTAGCCTTTATTTTAAGTGCTAATGTATTTGCCCAAATACACAATCCGGTAAAATGGTCTACATCGGTAGTTGCCGTTTCTGACACTAAATATGATTTAGTTATCCAAGCCACCATTGATGATGGTTGGCATTTGTATTCCCAAAGTGTTCCCGAGAACGGTCCTGTTCCCACGGCTTTTACTTTTAGCAAAAATGCCAATTATGAGCTAGTTGGAAAACCATCAGAAGAAAAAGGCCATACCGTTAATGATCCTATTTTTGAAATGAAAATTAAGTTTTTTGAAGGCAAAGCCGTTTTTAAACAGCGCATCAATGTGCTTTCAAAAAAAGCTTTCAAAATTTCGGGAGAAGTGGAGTTTATGGTTTGCGATGATGCGAATTGTTTGCCGCCATCCTATGTTGATTTGAGTTTTCAAATCCCAGAAACCGCAATGGCTGGCGCTACTAAAGCAAATGAAGCCGAAAAAGTAGAAAATGCAACAGCCTTGATTGGGGCAGAAAAAATCGCGATTGATTCGGTAGCAAAAGAAGAAATTGCAATTGATCCGGTAACAAAAACAGAAGTTAAAGCCAATACAGTTGAAAAGACCACTGCTGACAAAAGCGATAAATCTACTGACAGAAGTTTGCTAGCCATATTTGTTATCGCTTTCTTTTCCGGTTTTGCCGCTTTATTGACACCTTGTGTGTTTCCAATGATCCCGATGACGGTGAGTTTCTTTACCAAACAAAGTAAAAACAGAGCTGTAGGAATCAAAAATGCCATCATTTACGGATTGTCAATCGTAATTATTTATGTACTCTTGGGTTCCTTGGTCAGTGCCGTTTTTGGAGCCGATGCTTTGAATGCACTTTCTACTAATGTGTGGTTTAATATTATTTTCTTTGTGCTTTTGGTGGTTTTTGCGGTTTCCTTTTTGGGAGCTTTCGAAATTATGCTTCCTAATTCATGGGCCAATAAAGTAGACACAAAAGCGGATAAAGGCGGACTTATCGGGATTTTCTTCATGGCTTTGGCCTTGGCTATTGTTTCCTTTTCTTGTACCGGGCCAATTGTTGGAACCTTATTAGTACAAGCAGCGGCAGGCGGAAATCAGGTAGGACCTATAGTTGGGATGCTCGGTTTTTCTTTGGCCCTAGCCATTCCATTTACCTTATTTGCAGCCTTTCCGGGTTGGTTAAATTCATTGCCAAAATCAGGCGGCTGGTTAAATACCGTAAAAGTCGTATTGGGATTCTTAGAATTGGCTTTGGCCTTTAAATTTTTATCCAATGCCGATTTGGTCTTGCAATTGCATTTGTTAGAGCGCGAAGTATTCTTGGCGATTTGGATTGCTATTTTTGGCGTTTTGGCTTTTTATCTTTTTGGAAAAATACAATTGCCCCACGATTCTCCTTTAACCCATATTTCTGTGGGAAGGCTAAGTTTAGGTTTACTGTCTTTAACTTTTACGATTTATATGATTCCGGGTTTATGGGGCGCACCTTTAAACTTGATTAGTGCTTTTCCACCGGCGCAACATTACAGCGAATCTCCTTATGGAGTGGGATCTAGCCAAGGTAGCGGCGCAACAACTGCAACTACAGCAATTCCCGAAGGAGCACACTTAATGGCGCCACATAATATTTTGGCTTTTACGGATTATGATTTGGGAATGGCTTACGCCAAAAAAGTAAACAAGCCCGTTATGCTTGATTTTACCGGTTATGCTTGTGTCAACTGCCGTAAAATGGAACAGCAAGTTTGGCCAAAAGAACAAATTTTATCCATCCTCAATAATGAAGTAGTGCTTATTTCCTTGTATGTTGATGATAAAAGACCACTTCCCGCTGGCGAAGAAATAGAATCCAAGCTAAGGCCGGGAAAAAAATTAAAGTACGTTGGGCAAAAATGGAGTGAGTTCCAAACCATAAAATACAAGGCAAATGCGCAGCCTTTTTATGTGTTGACCAATCACGAAGGAGAAAACCTAATTGATCCTGTGGGTTATACTCCGGATGTTGAAGAATACCACACTTGGTTAAAAAAAGGGATTGCTAATTTTAAGTAA
- a CDS encoding M16 family metallopeptidase, whose protein sequence is MKNLLTVFSLFLAAYTVNAQELKLNDPLPVNQKIKKGVLKNGMTYYIYKTDVIKNVASYYIIQNVGSILENDDQQGLAHFLEHMAFNGTKNFPGKGVLNTLQKHGAVFAKDINAYTAFDETVYNMDNIPTNVPGLIDTSLLILHDWADGLLLTEAEIDAERGVIKEEWRTRQNGYMRLFKKSLPTMFNNTKYADRMPIGLMSVIDNFKYKALRDFYHDWYRTDLQAIAVVGDIDVAEIEQKIEKLFSPIPAIKNPIERFVVAIPDNAAMLYNLGTDKEIATSTLSFTINQPKSLKDETVADLKESLFSGMVSRMLSSRLREISQKPDAPFVSASCSYSSLARAKNTFGLLISPKPNRQQQAFKTALEELNRAVKFGFTQSEIDRTIAVYNNLYQTKISKIHQTPHAEIVNTIQKNYLENEAMTDMAKEYDLVKQIFNQMTAQDLHDFIKKLYTAENRVLDVTGVEGENNLSQDEALKTIKEVENDTALVAYADEFVGKTLTSGVEIKAGKIVSEKSNKELGATTFVLSNGVVVNYKFSDIEKNNVLFEAASFGGNSLIKDADLPSAAMVSTLVRMSGLGDYNATDLSKVLAGKNANTRIGITDLEESISGMTTTKDIETMLQVVHLQFVKPRFDENSFKVLQNNLNNNLIQRRNDIAYKMEDSISTTLYGFNNAKKRLFDENYIKDISFEKIKSIYQDRFNNAADFVFFITGDVSKEALKPLLEKYIASLPTNKKKEKWHDNSVSWLNKTNKKDVFLAMEDPKATVRIAFKNNFKYSLKNTYILKAFQDILELRLMETLREQEGGTYGASVFSSLTKRPKQLASFYVYFDCNPDKADKLVSIVHQEIDKIKNGTIQKEDLNKALSSYLKEVKEEKAYTSYQLNLLYDYFIEGYNKNDTKNNVDLINAITPQDIQKFVSAMMNDVQSFEIIFKPQK, encoded by the coding sequence ATGAAAAATCTATTAACTGTATTTTCTCTTTTTTTGGCTGCGTACACGGTTAACGCACAAGAATTGAAATTAAATGATCCGCTTCCGGTCAATCAAAAAATAAAAAAAGGCGTTCTCAAAAACGGAATGACCTATTATATCTACAAAACAGATGTAATAAAAAATGTGGCGAGTTATTATATCATTCAAAATGTAGGCTCAATTTTAGAAAATGACGACCAACAAGGATTGGCACATTTTCTGGAGCATATGGCTTTCAACGGGACTAAAAATTTCCCGGGCAAAGGCGTTTTAAATACACTTCAAAAACACGGAGCCGTTTTTGCAAAAGACATTAATGCTTATACCGCTTTTGATGAAACGGTTTATAATATGGATAACATTCCTACAAATGTTCCAGGCTTGATCGATACTTCGCTATTAATTTTGCACGATTGGGCTGATGGATTATTGCTTACAGAAGCTGAAATTGATGCCGAGCGTGGCGTGATTAAAGAGGAATGGAGAACCAGACAAAACGGCTATATGCGTCTTTTTAAAAAATCATTGCCAACCATGTTTAACAACACCAAGTATGCCGATCGTATGCCGATAGGTTTAATGAGTGTTATTGATAATTTTAAATACAAGGCATTAAGAGATTTTTACCACGATTGGTATAGAACCGATTTACAGGCAATAGCTGTTGTAGGTGATATTGATGTCGCGGAGATAGAACAAAAAATAGAAAAATTATTTTCTCCAATTCCGGCAATAAAGAATCCAATTGAAAGGTTTGTTGTAGCAATTCCTGACAATGCAGCAATGCTTTATAATTTAGGGACGGATAAAGAAATTGCCACTTCAACGCTCTCTTTTACGATCAATCAACCAAAATCGTTAAAAGACGAAACGGTCGCCGATTTAAAAGAATCCTTGTTCAGCGGGATGGTTTCCAGAATGTTGAGTTCTAGGCTTAGAGAAATTTCACAAAAACCGGATGCGCCATTTGTTTCGGCCAGCTGCAGTTATTCAAGTTTGGCAAGAGCAAAAAACACTTTCGGATTATTGATTTCGCCAAAACCAAATAGGCAACAGCAGGCTTTTAAAACGGCTTTGGAAGAGTTAAACAGAGCCGTTAAATTTGGTTTCACCCAATCGGAAATTGATAGGACAATTGCCGTTTATAACAATTTGTACCAAACTAAAATCAGCAAAATTCATCAAACCCCTCATGCGGAAATAGTGAATACAATTCAGAAAAACTATTTAGAAAATGAGGCAATGACTGATATGGCAAAAGAATATGATCTTGTGAAGCAGATTTTCAATCAGATGACCGCTCAAGATTTGCATGATTTTATCAAAAAATTATATACGGCTGAGAATCGTGTTTTAGATGTAACAGGTGTTGAAGGAGAAAATAACCTTTCTCAAGACGAGGCTTTAAAAACAATCAAAGAAGTAGAAAATGATACTGCTTTAGTTGCTTATGCTGACGAGTTTGTTGGAAAAACATTGACCTCCGGTGTTGAAATTAAAGCAGGAAAGATTGTTTCGGAAAAAAGCAATAAGGAATTAGGAGCGACAACATTTGTTTTAAGTAATGGAGTCGTTGTGAACTATAAGTTTAGTGACATCGAAAAAAATAATGTATTATTTGAAGCGGCTAGTTTTGGAGGAAATTCTTTGATAAAAGATGCTGATCTTCCTTCGGCAGCGATGGTGAGCACTTTAGTGAGAATGTCTGGTTTAGGAGATTACAATGCTACAGATTTATCAAAAGTTTTGGCCGGCAAAAATGCAAATACAAGAATAGGTATTACTGATTTAGAGGAAAGCATTTCGGGAATGACTACGACAAAGGATATCGAAACGATGTTGCAAGTGGTGCATTTACAATTTGTAAAACCTCGATTTGACGAAAATAGCTTTAAGGTTCTTCAAAATAACCTGAACAATAATTTGATTCAAAGAAGGAATGATATCGCTTATAAAATGGAAGATAGCATTAGCACGACTTTGTATGGATTTAACAATGCTAAAAAACGATTGTTTGATGAGAATTATATAAAAGACATTTCATTCGAAAAAATAAAATCGATTTATCAGGATCGTTTTAACAATGCTGCTGATTTTGTGTTTTTTATTACAGGAGATGTCTCAAAAGAGGCTCTTAAACCTTTATTAGAGAAATATATTGCTAGTTTGCCAACCAATAAGAAGAAAGAAAAATGGCATGACAATTCGGTTTCTTGGTTAAATAAGACCAATAAAAAAGATGTTTTCTTAGCAATGGAAGATCCTAAAGCTACTGTGCGTATTGCTTTTAAAAACAATTTTAAATATAGTTTAAAAAACACTTACATCTTAAAGGCTTTCCAGGATATCCTTGAACTTAGATTAATGGAAACATTAAGAGAGCAAGAAGGGGGTACTTATGGAGCCAGCGTTTTTAGTTCTTTGACTAAAAGACCTAAGCAATTAGCCAGTTTCTATGTTTATTTTGATTGTAATCCTGATAAGGCAGATAAATTAGTTTCTATTGTTCACCAAGAAATAGACAAAATTAAAAACGGTACCATCCAAAAAGAGGATTTAAACAAAGCACTTAGCAGTTATTTAAAAGAGGTAAAAGAAGAGAAAGCCTATACATCTTACCAGTTGAATTTGCTTTATGATTACTTTATTGAAGGTTATAATAAAAATGACACTAAAAACAATGTAGACCTTATTAATGCAATTACACCACAAGACATTCAAAAATTCGTTAGCGCAATGATGAATGATGTCCAAAGTTTCGAAATTATATTTAAACCTCAAAAATAA
- a CDS encoding TlpA family protein disulfide reductase — protein MKKLSLLALLFVLLSSQKGLAQKDYVVLHGKIENPIEGLGIRLFDPVSSKAINIKVAADGTYRDTIKLDKPVFFNTFYDKFFSLYLTNDMNLEINFDAKNVSKSIAINGKGEKENAFLRLKSKLEGEMYGTDYTVFLNLEKEAFEAKINKFTDDFKSELELKKSGLDPFFVTSQLKKVEELKQGLVQQYTEAQRNKNELGAGMPSPEFNNYINYKGGKTSLKDLRGSYVFIDVWATWCGPCKYEMPFIGKVEKEFHGKNIKFVSISIDRLKDEQKWRDMIKAQGLSGIQLLADKEIDSKFIASYYIQGIPRFILLDKEGKIINADTPRPSEPELTDLLNSLDI, from the coding sequence ATGAAAAAATTATCACTACTGGCATTACTGTTTGTTTTGCTTTCTAGCCAAAAAGGATTGGCACAAAAGGATTATGTGGTTTTACACGGGAAAATTGAAAACCCAATAGAAGGACTTGGAATAAGGCTTTTTGATCCGGTTAGCTCAAAAGCCATAAACATCAAAGTGGCCGCTGACGGAACCTATCGAGATACCATCAAATTAGACAAACCAGTTTTCTTTAATACTTTTTATGATAAATTCTTTAGTCTGTATCTTACGAATGATATGAATTTAGAAATTAATTTTGACGCTAAAAATGTTTCTAAAAGTATCGCTATTAATGGAAAAGGAGAAAAAGAGAATGCTTTTTTAAGATTAAAATCTAAGTTAGAAGGAGAAATGTATGGAACGGATTACACTGTTTTTTTAAATTTAGAAAAGGAAGCTTTTGAAGCTAAGATTAATAAATTTACTGATGATTTTAAATCAGAGTTGGAGCTGAAGAAATCAGGCTTAGATCCTTTTTTTGTAACTTCTCAGTTAAAAAAGGTAGAAGAATTAAAGCAAGGTCTGGTACAGCAATATACTGAAGCACAAAGAAACAAAAATGAATTAGGCGCCGGAATGCCTTCTCCTGAGTTCAACAACTATATCAATTATAAAGGAGGTAAAACATCGCTCAAAGATTTAAGAGGGAGTTATGTTTTTATTGATGTATGGGCAACCTGGTGCGGGCCTTGTAAATATGAAATGCCATTTATCGGGAAAGTCGAGAAAGAATTTCACGGTAAAAATATAAAATTTGTAAGTATATCTATTGATCGATTAAAAGACGAACAAAAATGGCGCGACATGATCAAAGCCCAAGGATTATCCGGAATTCAACTTTTGGCCGATAAAGAAATCGATTCTAAATTTATTGCTTCTTACTATATTCAAGGGATTCCTCGTTTTATTTTATTAGACAAGGAAGGTAAGATAATTAATGCGGATACGCCAAGACCTTCTGAACCTGAATTGACTGATCTCTTAAATTCGCTTGATATTTAA